The following coding sequences are from one Kwoniella dendrophila CBS 6074 chromosome 8, complete sequence window:
- a CDS encoding trimethyllysine dioxygenase, whose product MLRQALPQITRRVLRQPITATIQPYRTISTSRYSSTDTETISTNSRVGKPDIPLRAGNIPTVTSDENKTSIAWPDGRATTFDNYFLFDHCRCSKCFHGQTKQRLKTLSEIPDDIHPIAVEVDKTGVHLTWSTSDAHKSSFPLEFLRRSAYDPPLASYRDDKESRILWNSKISQSPPTIRYDEIMNTEKNGQTSGRAILRLLNRVHDFGFCFVQDVPATGEQTKELIEKVAPIRNTHYGGFWQFTADLSHGDLAYSNEGLPAHTDTTYFSDPAGLQIFHMLSHPSPPGTGGTTLLVDGFYTASLLSTLYPTSYSLLSRLIVPAHASGTEGTMLRPPLSQPALRHDEKGQLIQLRWNNEDRGVLGQGWTPDEVKGWYQAARRYDELNRSEDAEYWVQLQPGTMLVIDNWRVMHGRSAFTGSRTMCGAYVGADDWLSRRAALTKQYEIRKKSILDDDWSLGW is encoded by the exons ATGTTAAGACAAGCTTTACCGCAAATCACTAGACGAGTCCTGAGACAACCTATAACAGCGACAATACAGCCATACCGAACCATATCAACTTCGCGCTACAGCTCGACTGATACCGAAACCATATCGACCAACTCTCGAGTTGGGAAACCAGACATACCTTTGAGGGCTGGTAATATACCCACTGTCACTTCGGATGAGAACAAGACTAGTATAGCGTGGCCTGATGGAAGAGCAACCACCTT CGATAATTATTTCTTGTTCGACCATTGTCGATGTTCAAAATGCTTTCATGGACAGACTAAACAGAGACTGAAAACACTTAGCGAG ATACCGGACGATATACATCCCATCGCTGTAGAAGTCGATAAAACAGGTGTTCACCTAACATGGTCAACTTCCGATGCACACAAATCGTCTTTTCCTTTAGAATTTCTTAGAAGATCAGCTTATGATCCACCTCTCGCCTCGTATAGAGATGATAAGGAAAG CCGCATATTGTGGAATTCCAAGATATCTCAATCGCCTCCGACAATACGGTATGATGAAATCATGAATACCGAAAAAAACGGACAGACTAGTGGTAGAGCTATCCTGAGACTCCTCAATAGAGTA CATGACTTCGGATTCTGCTTTGTTCAAGACGTCCCAGCTACAGGGGAACAGAcaaaagaattgatagaaaAGGTTGCACCTATACGAAATACACACT ATGGTGGATTTTGGCAATTTACCGCGGATTTGAGTCATGGTGATCTTGCATATTCAAATGAGGGATTACCTGCCCATACAGATACAACATATTTTAGTGATCCAGCTGGATTGCAGATATTCCATATGTTATCACATCCTTCACCACCAGGTACAGGTGGAACAACACTATTAGTTGATGGATTTTATACAGCATCATTATTATCGACATTATATCCTACATCATATTCActattatcaagattaattGTTCCGGCGCATGCGTCTGGAACGGAAGGTACAATGTTGAGGCCACCATTAAGCCAACCTGCTTTAAGACATGATGAAAAGGGTCAGTTAATCCAATTAAGATGGAACAATGAAGATAGAGGTGTATTGGGTCAAGGTTGGACACCAGATGAAGTCAAAGGTTGGTATCAAGCTGCAAGAagatatgatgaattgaatagGAGTGAAGATGCTGAATATTGggttcaacttcaacctGGTACTATGCTTG TCATCGATAATTGGAGAGTAATGCATGGCAGATCAGCTTTTACAGGTTCAAGAACTATGTGTGGTGCTTATGTCGGTGCCGATGATTGGTTATCTAGAAGAGCAGCGTTAACGAAACAATACGAAATACGAAAGAAGAGcattttagatgatgattggagTCTAGGTTGGTAA